The Streptomyces venezuelae genomic interval CGCCTGCTCGACGGCGAAGATCTGCGGCTCCCCGGCGACCCGCCACAGCTCGGGGCGCGCGGTGTCGATGAGCCGGTGGTCGGGGAGCAGCCACTGCTCGTCGAACGGCCGGTGCGCGAAGCGCACCGGCTGCGGGCACGGGCCCGGCTCGCGGGCGAAGCGCGCGGTCCCGGTGCGCTGGCCGGGCAGGGCCGCCACCGCGCTCGACGGTGTCCGCGCCCGGCTCGGGCGGAAGAGCGCCTCGCGCTCGGCCCCCTCGGCGGCGGTCAGCCGGTCCCAGCGGGCCCGCAGGGTCCGCACGTCCGGCGCCACGATCCAGGACCGCCCGAAGCGGAGCGGCGCGACGGACCACGGCATGAGGTCGTCGAGGAGGGGCAGGTCGTCGAGCGCGGGTACGTCGTGTTCCGTACCGGCGTCGTCCCTGCTGGCGTCTTCCGCACCGGAGGCTTCCGTCACGCCCCGCATGCTAGCCAGCGCCGTCAGTGCGCCTCCACCGTGACGGTGAAGGAGAAGCGGTCGCCGCGGTACCGGATGCGGGCCACGTCGACGACCCTGCCGTCCTCGTCGTAGGTCACACCGGTGTAGTGGAGGATCGGCGAGAGCAGCGGGACCTGGAGCAGGCCCGCCGTCTCCGGGTCGGCGAGGCGCGCCTCGACCGTGTCCGTGATGCGGCTGATCCGCACCCCGACCACGTCCCGCAGCACCTTCGTCATCGGCCAGCGCTCCAGGTCGGCCGGGTCGATCGAGGCCGCGAGCTCGGGGCGTACCGCATTCTCCACCCAGTTGGTCGGCTCGCCGGTCTCCCCGTCGCGGCGCAGCCGCCGGTACGCCACGACCTCCGGCACGTCAGGGAAGTACTCGGCGAGCTCGCCCGGCACCGGCTCCGCGCCGTGCCCGAGGACCGTCGTCCGCTCGCCCGACTGCTGGGCCACGATCGCGTCGATCGAGCCGAGCAGCCGGCGCGGGGTGGAGCGGCGGGCGCCCGGCTCGATGAAGGTGCCGCGCCGCCGGTGCCGGCTGATCAGGCCCTCCTCCTCCAGCTCCTTGAGGGCCTGGCGCATGGTCAGCACGCTCACGCCGTAGTGGGCGGCGAGCTGCTCCTCGGTGGGCAGCCGCAGCGAGGCGTCGGGCGTGCGGCCCAGTATCGAGGCGCGCAACGACTGCGAGACCTGATACCAGAGCGGCAGCTTGCGGTTCAGGACCAGCGAGTCGGGGGCGAAGGCGGTCACGTGTTCTCCGTACGACGGCTAGGGCCTGCTCGGCGGACAGGGTCGGACCCCGGCCATGATCTGCCGAACAGGGCCTAAGGGCTTACGGCCGGGACACTACGGCCGGAAGTGGCGCTCAAGACCCTGCCATACGTCGTCGTACCCCTTCTGCAGATGGTCGGCGTTCGCGGCCTGCGCGGTCGCGGTCACCGGCCAGCGGGTCTCGAACATGAAAGCGAGGCCGTCGTCGATCTTCTGCGGCTTCAGCTCCGCGGCGCTGGCCTTGTCGAAGGTCTCCCGGTCGGGGCCGTGCGCGGACATCATGTTGTGCAGCGAGCCGCCGCCGGGCACGAAGCCCTCGGCCTTGGCGTCGTAGGCGCCCTCGATCAGGCCCATGTACTCGCTCATCACGTTGCGGTGGAAGTACGGCGGACGGAAGGTGTCCTCGCCGACGAGCCAGCGCGGGGCGAAGACGACGAAGTCGACGCCCGCGAGCCCCGGGGTGTCCGAGGGCGCGGTGAGGACCGTGAAGATCGACGGGTCGGGGTGGTCGTAGGAGATCGTTCCGATGACGTTGAAACGGCGCAGGTCGTAGACGTACGGGGTGTGGTTGCCGTGCCAGGCGACGACGTCCAGCGGGGAGTGGCCGTAGGTCGCGGACCAGAGGTGGCCGCAGTACTTGTTGACCACCTCGACCGGACCCTCGACGTCCTCGTAGGCGGCGACGGGAGCACGGAAGTCGCGGGCGTTGGCCAGGCCGTTGGCGCCGATCGGGCCGAGGTCGGGGAGCTGGAAGGGCGCCCCGTAGTTCTCGCAGACATAGCCGCGGGCGGTCTCGTCGAGCAGCTCGACGCGGAAGCGGACGCCGCGGGGGATCAGCGCGACCTCGCCGGGGTGGGCGGCGAGCAGGCCCAGCTCCGTGCGGAGCAGCAGGCCGCCGCGCTCGGGGACGATCAGCAGCTCGCCGTCGGAGTCGCCGAAGACCCGCTCCATGGAGGCATTGGCGTGGTAGAGGTGCACGGCCATGCCGGTGCGCTGGGTCGCGTCGCCGTTGCCGCCGAGGGTCCACAGGCCGGCGAGCCAGTCGGTGCCCGGGGCGGGCTCGGGCAGCGGGTTCCAGCGGAGCCGGTTGGGGTCGGGCACGGTCTCGGTGAAGGGGGCCCCGCGCAGTGTGCCGTCGTCGGTCCGGGTGAACGGCGGGTGCGCGGCCGAGGGGCGGATCCGGTAGAGCCAGGAGCGGCGGTTGTGCGCCCGCGGCTCGGTGAAGGCGCTGCCGCTGAGCTGCTCGGCGTAGAGGCCGAGAGGTGCGCGCTGCGGCGAGTTGCGGCCGTGCGGCAGTGCGCCGGGGACCGCCTCCGAGCTGTGCTCGTTGCCGAAACCGCTGCTGTAGGTGAGCGCCTCGGCCGTCTTCCTGGCCTGCTCCGTGGTCATCGCCCGCTCCTGTCCTGAGCCCGCAAGGGAATCCTATGGATGACCGTAGGATTCCGCGGCGCTCCCGTCAACGGGGGCGTGGCGGGAGGTGTTCCGGATCGGCCCCCTGGATTGGTGCCTGCGCGAGGGGGGCAGAAAAGATGAACAATGCTCTACTCTCACGCGCATGTCCTGGACCCGAAGATTCGTCCTCGCCCTCTCGGTCGTGCTCGCGGCCCTCGCCGGAGCCCTGCTCACCGCCCCCGGGGCCCAGGCCCACGAGGAGCGGCCCGTCACCTTCCCCGACGGCTCCGGCACCGTCCCGAAGCCCCGCTCGGGCGAACCCGACCTCCTCGTCTGCAAGACCGACCGCGCCGACTTCGCGCGCCGGACATCCGCTTTCCCGGCCGCGCTCAAGGCCCGCAACCTCGCCCTCCTCGACCGCTGCGCGCGCGAGGGCTACCGCCACCTCCAGGAGGCCGTCGACGCCGTCGACCGGCCCGGGATGACGATCGCGGTCCTCCCCGGCCTCTACGAGGAGGAGCCCTCACTGCCCAGGCCCACCGGCGCGTGCGCCGCGCTCAAGGCCCCGAACTCCTCGTTCGGCTACCAGATCCTCAGCTACGAGCAGCAGCGGCAGTGCCCGCACAACCAGAACCTGGTCGCGATCCTCGGCAAGAAGGACCTCCAGATCGAGGGCACCGGCTCCTCCCGCCTCGACGTCGTCTTCGACGCCAAGTACCAGAAGCTCAACGGCATCCGGGCCGACCAGTCCGACGGCGTCTACTTCCGCAACTTCACCGCCCAGCGCACCACCTTCAACTCGCTGTACGTGCTGGCCACCGACGGCTTCGTCATCGACGACGTCCTCACCCGCTGGAACGACGAGTACGGCTTCCTCACCTTCGCCTCCGACCACGGCCTCTACAAGAACTGCGAGTCGTACGGAAACGGCGACTCCGGCATCTACCCCGGCTCGGCCTCGAACATCAACGAGGGCCGCGGCTACGACGTGCCCCGCTACTCCATCGAGATCACCGGCTGCCGCAGCCACCACAACATGGTCGGCTACTCCGGCACCGCCGGGGACTCGGTCTGGGTCCACGACAACGAGTTCGACCACAACATGGGCGGCGCCTCCATGGACTCCGCCTTCCCCGGTCACCCCGGACTTCCCCAGAACCACGCCCGCTTCGAACGCAACCTGATCCACGACAACAACCAGAACTACTACCGGTACGTCGCCGACGGCACCTGCGCCAAGCCGCCCGTCGAGCGCGGCTACGAACGGGGCGTCGTCTGCCCCCAGATCTCCATGCCGCCCGGCACCGGCATCATCACCGCCGGCGGCAACTGGAACCTCTACGAGGACAACTGGGTGTACGGCCACCAGCGCAC includes:
- the hmgA gene encoding homogentisate 1,2-dioxygenase; the protein is MTTEQARKTAEALTYSSGFGNEHSSEAVPGALPHGRNSPQRAPLGLYAEQLSGSAFTEPRAHNRRSWLYRIRPSAAHPPFTRTDDGTLRGAPFTETVPDPNRLRWNPLPEPAPGTDWLAGLWTLGGNGDATQRTGMAVHLYHANASMERVFGDSDGELLIVPERGGLLLRTELGLLAAHPGEVALIPRGVRFRVELLDETARGYVCENYGAPFQLPDLGPIGANGLANARDFRAPVAAYEDVEGPVEVVNKYCGHLWSATYGHSPLDVVAWHGNHTPYVYDLRRFNVIGTISYDHPDPSIFTVLTAPSDTPGLAGVDFVVFAPRWLVGEDTFRPPYFHRNVMSEYMGLIEGAYDAKAEGFVPGGGSLHNMMSAHGPDRETFDKASAAELKPQKIDDGLAFMFETRWPVTATAQAANADHLQKGYDDVWQGLERHFRP
- a CDS encoding right-handed parallel beta-helix repeat-containing protein, translating into MSWTRRFVLALSVVLAALAGALLTAPGAQAHEERPVTFPDGSGTVPKPRSGEPDLLVCKTDRADFARRTSAFPAALKARNLALLDRCAREGYRHLQEAVDAVDRPGMTIAVLPGLYEEEPSLPRPTGACAALKAPNSSFGYQILSYEQQRQCPHNQNLVAILGKKDLQIEGTGSSRLDVVFDAKYQKLNGIRADQSDGVYFRNFTAQRTTFNSLYVLATDGFVIDDVLTRWNDEYGFLTFASDHGLYKNCESYGNGDSGIYPGSASNINEGRGYDVPRYSIEITGCRSHHNMVGYSGTAGDSVWVHDNEFDHNMGGASMDSAFPGHPGLPQNHARFERNLIHDNNQNYYRYVADGTCAKPPVERGYERGVVCPQISMPPGTGIITAGGNWNLYEDNWVYGHQRTAFYLNAVPAFIRGESAWAKQFDTSHHNRYAGNRLGVDKAGNSRPNRTDVWWDGQGSGNCWQSDAGAASPGALPGCGERRGDVSGDTDRIVGEPVKLAQLLVCADYNVQARRLPAGCDWYGARGLQRVETQIALGSALVLALTGTALWWRRLRGHRLAGLATLAGLAGLTLDVAGSTLALTPTVVPALALLLMGVWWTLVGLALRPARPVFAWTTVALGALTLLDAFDKAVLMVPGIPLSPAWFRLLLGVVWVLWAVIAAGTRTPPTAPAADSGSGADPATDSGTAADSHPGPEPEPTPAGEARPREEGAA
- a CDS encoding GntR family transcriptional regulator — protein: MTAFAPDSLVLNRKLPLWYQVSQSLRASILGRTPDASLRLPTEEQLAAHYGVSVLTMRQALKELEEEGLISRHRRRGTFIEPGARRSTPRRLLGSIDAIVAQQSGERTTVLGHGAEPVPGELAEYFPDVPEVVAYRRLRRDGETGEPTNWVENAVRPELAASIDPADLERWPMTKVLRDVVGVRISRITDTVEARLADPETAGLLQVPLLSPILHYTGVTYDEDGRVVDVARIRYRGDRFSFTVTVEAH